One window of Athalia rosae chromosome 4, iyAthRosa1.1, whole genome shotgun sequence genomic DNA carries:
- the LOC105692671 gene encoding membrane-bound transcription factor site-1 protease: MKQSASFLLAFQALLIASIAEPFEQPPKHPEKKGHLCSDSPTRCNTTQSQDVVKVQFSSRVVKNEYIVAFKGYYKPGARKSYIGAALNSSGVDNWQILSRDNPASGFPSDFDVVLLEETDRYNGLSALSDHPLVRRVTPQRVVHRTLKYINSTEDGDMPEYKDFRRKINSHNNQFWQSTARHATRRLLRAIPRQITSILQADALWGMGVTGQGIKVAVFDTGLAASHPHFKKIKERTNWTNEKTLEDGLGHGTFVAGVIASVSRECLGFAPDAELHVFRVFTNAQVSYTSWFLDAFNYAILAKIAVLNLSIGGPDFMDHPFVDKVWELTANGVIMVSAIGNDGPLYGTLNNPADQMDVIGVGGINWEDQVAKFSSRGMTTWELPSGYGRVKPDLVTYGSGVRGSALQGGCRTLSGTSVASPVVAGAVALLASGFLTNSGSSSQGLNQRKVTPASMKQALLGSARRLPGVGMFEQGAGRLDLLRAFHFLRSYRPIATLSPSYIDLTECQYMWPYCTQAIYHTGMPTIVNVTIINGLGVSGHVASVKWHPYARDGNGERIEVALTHSDVLWPWSGWIAIAITVPATASNWQGIAQGHISLRIESPPGEGEQEPRLSTVDLPLKAKVIPTPPRHKRILWDQFHNLRYPPGYFPRDDLRAKNDPLDWNGDHIHTNFKDMYQHLRNAGYYLEVLGTPLTCFHAKNYGTLLIVDSEEEFFPEEVAKLKVDVEEKGLSVVVFADWYNVTVMRKVKFYDENTRQWWVPDTGGANIPALNDLLYTNWGIAFGDTVCDGQFTFGQHPPVTFASGTTLARFPEDGLVLSVDMKDQGHELLSESDAKQSESVPILGLFQSRSRTEIGDRQNIMNDEVENVIGQLEPGKNSEKETAGRIIVYGDSNCIDDSHQQKPCFWMLDAILEFATTGHVPFVFETASRHDHGLGKAKADVELPQRMEGSHLNRHSKVLEADGGGGRLRSLPPCPVPILATPQPLNESVPANLYKSQKLLSVGEGFIVAVPQLQELDSTWPKRRSGSTNVGIPQYSGGGNSDDRNGEEEGRKAERRWWTTREQWRLLAGIIALGIAILCAFSRWGCCTAKRHPRRKRATGRLRRVIQAIAIRRVPQI, encoded by the exons ATGAAGCAGAGTGCGAGTTTTCTGCTCGCTTTTCAAGCATTACTGATTGCATCCATTGCAGAACCCTTTGAACAACCTCCAAAACATCCAGAGAAGAAAGGGCACCTTTGTTCAGATTCACCTACTCGATGTAATACTACTCAGAGCCAAGATGTAGTTAAAGTCCAGTTTTCCAGTCGGGTAGTTAAAAACGAATACATAGTAGCATTTAAAGGATACTACAAACCAGGTGCCCGCAAAAGCTATATAGGAGCTGCCTTGAATTCCTCTGGAGTTGACAATTGGCAGATCTTATCCAGAGATAATCCTGCTAGTGGATTTCCAAGTGACTTTGATGTTGTTCTATTGGAAGAAACGGACAGATACAATGGCTTAAGTGCACTTAGTGATCATCCCCTTGTTAGGAGAGTTACTCCACAGAGAGTTGTGCATAGAACTTTGAAATATATCAATAGCACCGAAGATGGAGATATGCCGGAATATAAGGattttagaagaaaaatcaatagcCAT AACAACCAGTTTTGGCAGTCAACTGCACGGCACGCTACTCGCCGGCTGCTACGAGCTATTCCGCGGCAAATCACCAGCATACTTCAAGCGGATGCACTTTGGGGAATGGGTGTCACTGGACAAGGTATCAAG GTAGCAGTGTTTGACACTGGACTAGCTGCCAGTCACCCACAtttcaagaaaattaaagaaaggACCAATTggacaaatgaaaaaacctTAGAAGATGGACTAGGCCATGGAACATTTGTTGCTGGTGTTATAGCCTCAGTATCGCGTGAATGTCTTGGCTTTGCTCCTGATGCAGAGCTACATGTGTTCAGAGTATTCACAAATGCGCAAGTTTCCTATACTTCTTGGTTCCTAGATGCCTTCAATTACGCAATTCTTGCCAAAATAGCTGTCCTCAACCTCAGCATCGGTGGTCCAGATTTTATGGATCATCCGTTTGTTGACAAAGTTTGGGAGTTAACTGCTAATGGTGTGATCATGGTTTCAGCGATTGGAAATGACGGCCCTTTATATGG GACATTAAATAATCCCGCGGATCAGATGGACGTTATTGGAGTAGGCGGCATAAATTGGGAAGATCAGGTGGCTAAGTTTTCATCTCGAGGCATGACGACATGGGAGCTACCCTCAGGATATGGCCGTGTGAAGCCTGACCTAGTCACTTATGGTTCGGGGGTACGTGGTTCTGCATTACAAGGAGGATGTCGCACTTTATCTGGAACGTCGGTTGCTAGTCCTGTAGTTGCTGGAGCAGTAGCTCTTCTGGCCAGTGGTTTTTTGACAAATTCCGGATCCAGTTCCCAGGGTCTCAACCAAAGA AAAGTCACGCCGGCCAGTATGAAGCAAGCTCTCTTGGGGTCTGCACGTCGGCTACCTGGGGTTGGAATGTTTGAGCAGGGTGCCGGCCGACTGGATCTTTTACGCGCTTTCCACTTCCTACGTTCGTATCGACCCATTGCTACACTGAGTCCCAG TTACATAGATCTAACCGAATGCCAGTACATGTGGCCTTACTGCACACAAGCTATCTACCACACTGGGATGCCAACAATAGTGAATGTGACAATAATCAATGGTCTAGGGGTGTCAGGGCACGTTGCTTCGGTCAAGTGGCATCCATACGCACGTGATGGAAATGGAGAACGCATTGAAGTTGCCCTCACCCACAGCGACGTTCTATGGCCTTGGTCAGGGTGGATTGCCATAGCCATAACTGTCCCAGCTACAGCCAGCAATTGGCAGGGTATCGCCCAAG GTCATATATCCTTGAGAATTGAATCGCCTCCAGGAGAAGGAGAACAGGAGCCACGACTCTCCACTGTTGATTTGCCTCTGAAAGCAAAGGTCATACCCACACCCCCTCGTCA CAAGAGGATACTTTGGGATCAGTTCCATAATCTACGTTATCCACCTGGCTATTTTCCACGCGATGATCTACGAGCCAAAAATGACCCTCTGGACTGGAATGGGGATCATATCCATACCAATTTTAAGGACATGTATCAGCACTTACGTAATGCTGGATATTATTTGGAGGTGCTAGGCACGCCGCTTACTTGTTTTCATGCAAAAAATTATGGCACCTTACTCATTGTGGACTctgaagaagaatttttcccCGAAGAG GTGGCGAAACTCAAAGTTGATGTGGAAGAGAAGGGATTGTCCGTCGTCGTGTTTGCTGATTGGTACAATGTGACAGTGATGCGTAAAGTCAAGTTTTATGATGAAAATACACGTCAATGGTGGGTACCGGATACTGGTGGTGCCAATATACCAGCTCTGAACGACCTTCTCTACACCAACTGGGGTATAGCCTTTGGGGACACTGTCTGTGATGGACAGTTCACTTTTGGTCAACATCCCCCAGTCACCTTTGCTTCTGGTACAACACTTGCCAG GTTTCCAGAGGACGGGCTGGTACTCAGTGTAGATATGAAAGATCAAGGGCACGAGCTGTTGTCGGAAAGTGACGCGAAACAGTCAGAATCTGTTCCGATTCTTGGCTTATTCCAGTCTCGAAGCCGCACGGAAATTGGTGACCGGCAGAATATTATGAACGATGAAGTTGAAAATGTTATAGGACAGCTTGAACCAGGAAAAAACTCTGAGAAAGAAACTGCTGGCAGAATCATAGTTTATGGTGATTCGAATTGCATCGACGATAGCCACCAACAAAAAC CTTGCTTCTGGATGTTGGATGCTATATTAGAATTCGCCACTACTGGGCATGTGCCATTCGTCTTTGAGACAGCGAGTCGACATGACCATGGATTGGGAAAGGCAAAGGCAGACGTAGAACTTCCTCAGCGGATGGAGGGCAGCCATCTAAATCGTCACAGTAAAGTTTTGGAAGCTGATGGTGGCGGCGGACGCCTACGATCCCTTCCTCCATGTCCTGTACCTATACTTGCCACGCCCCAACCACTCAACGAGTCCGTTCCTGC TAACTTGTACAAGTCGCAGAAGTTGCTGTCTGTGGGAGAGGGTTTCATTGTAGCTGTACCACAGCTGCAAGAATTAGACTCGACATGGCCAAAACGACGGAGCGGGAGCACAAATGTAGGTATACCACAATACTCTGGGGGTGGAAACAGCGATGACAGGAATGGCGAAGAAGAGGGTAGAAAAGCAGAGAGGAGATGGTGGACAACCCGAGAACAATGGAGATTGTTAGCAGGGATTATAGCTCTCGGGATAGCCATTCTCTGTGCCTTTAGTCGCTGGGGTTGTTGTACAGCAAAACGTCAtcctcgaagaaaaagagcaaCCGGTAGATTGCGCAGAGTTATCCAAGCTATAGCCATACGTAGGGTACCTCAAATATAG